Sequence from the Phragmites australis chromosome 6, lpPhrAust1.1, whole genome shotgun sequence genome:
TGAAACTCACCGTGTGGGCTGATAACTTCAGACACCATGAGCCCGGTGATGTGTCATCGAATCTCGAGCAATTTCAAGTATAAGAAAGTGCACTCAAAAGCCTCTGCTCCATCTAAGACAAAATGCAGCAATGAGGTAATAAGGAATGAGTAAGGCATCACAATTCACACCAAGAAATAAGCACTTCAAGCATGAACGCCACAAGTCCATCATTAGCAGGCGATATGCCACATTCCTATTTTAGACTTCATGATTTGGAAGATCTTCAACAAATCTGACTTGTCATCAATTTGTCTTATCAGAACAAGATCTCCAACAAATCTGATCCAACATTGCATTAGGAAGATTAAGGGCACTTTGAGCAAACAAGATCTCCAACAAACATCATGATTTATCATCAACCACACAACGGATCCAGTACGAGCAGGAGATGGGGGAGGAGTGGGGGCGTGCCAGACAGAGATGGGGGTGGGTAGACACCGGGCTCAACAGAGATGGGAGGTGGACACTGAGCTCGACAGAGATGGGGCGATGGCTTGTAGCGACGGTGGTAGGCCCGGGGGCGATGGTGCTGCTCCAAGTGTGGCGAGGATCCGACGGGAGCGAAGAGGGCTCAAGGGTGATGGTGGAGACGGGCTCAGTGGTGACGGCGACCATCTCGATGGAGAGCGACGGCGACAGTGAACCCTATTAGCGTGCGCAAGCAAAAAGACTCAGACAAAATGATAGATAGCGCACGAGGGAACTAGCTAGGGTTATATAcgtacaagtcataagtgacgggtgataaatatcacccatcacttattataattACCCATCGGATATCAACTTTAGGACCCATGGGCATCTCTGCTCACCATGCATCCATAGAACAATACTACAGGTACCATGCACTTTGCATATTGCACCAACGTCCATGCTCATCACCATCTAATTAACACATATTAGACCATATCCAAGGGAGTTTATTCGCGGACGAGAATCTCTTCGTGAAAGGATTTGTTTCTCTTTAACATTTCAACGGTTTTCTTCACAGTTTACGTCATAAAAGAATTCATAAAACTATTCTCTCTTAACGGGATTCTCTCGGTTCTCTTTACTAATCTGTTTGAAGAGAAATTATTGGAGcctagagaaaataaagagagcTTGGACGAGAAAGAGAATTAGAGTCCCTGTCCGTTGCACAGCTTGAGCCAGACGAGTCCCTGGCGGGTACAACGTACGACTCTGACACCAACTGGCCACCGGAGATTCTGagcaagctagctagctacccGGAAATGCGGCGAATGAAAAAGATAAAGAAAACGAGTGTGTGGTAGGTGCATCGAACGGCCAAAACCACGCGATACGCGACGCCCTTGCTTTGTGCCGCCTTTTTCAGTTCCCAAACCAGCGACGCTTGCAACACCGGGCGCCGGCACCAACCACGTCGCGTCCGTGCCGTACGTACGCGTGCGTGAGCGGGGCACCGCGCGTTTGCCCACTCGCtcctcgctcgctcgctcacggtccatgtatatatattactGCTACGAGCTCCGTTGCTCTTCATCGGGAGTAAAGCAGTTTAACGTGATGGGGGAGATGCACCAGAGCGTGCAGGCGCTGGCGGCGTCGCTGGGCGCGGTTCCGCCGGAGTTCGTGCGGTCGGAGCACGAGCAGCCGGGTGCCACCACGTTCTGCGGGGCCGACGCGCCGGAGGCGCCCGTGATCGACATGTCGGAGCCCGGGTGCGGCGCGCGCATGGTGGAGGCGGCGAGGGAGTGGGGGCTCTTCCAGGTGGTCAACCACGGCGTGCCCGCGGCTGTGGTGGCGGAGCTGCAGCTCGTGGGGCGGGCCTTCTTCGCGCTGCCGCAGGATGAGAAGGAGCGGCACGCCATGGACCCGGCCTCCGGGAAGATCGAGGGGTACGGCACCAAGCTGCAGAAGGACCTTGAGGGCAAGAAGACATGGAACGACTTCTTcttccacgtcgtcgcgccgcCGGAGAAGGTCGACCACGGAATATGGCCCAAGGACCCCGCCGGCTACAGGGAAGCGAACGAGGCGTACTGCGCGCACATGCAGCGGCTGACGCGCGAGCTGTTCGAGCACCTCTCGCTGGGGCTGGGCCTGGAGAAGGGCGCCATGAGCGAGGCGTTCGGCGGTGACAAGCTGGTGTTCCTGCAGAAGATCAACTTCTACCCACCGTGCCCGCAGCCGGAGCTCACGCTCGGCGTCGCGCCGCACACCGACATGAGCACGCTCACCATCCTCGTGCCCAACGAGGTGCAGGGGCTCCAGATCTTCAGGGACGGCCACTGGTACGACGCCAAGTACGTGCCCGGCGCGCTCATCGTCCACATCGGCGACCAGATCGAGGCAAGTGCGCACGCTACTATCTTTCACG
This genomic interval carries:
- the LOC133921142 gene encoding flavonol synthase 1 isoform X1, giving the protein MYIYYCYELRCSSSGVKQFNVMGEMHQSVQALAASLGAVPPEFVRSEHEQPGATTFCGADAPEAPVIDMSEPGCGARMVEAAREWGLFQVVNHGVPAAVVAELQLVGRAFFALPQDEKERHAMDPASGKIEGYGTKLQKDLEGKKTWNDFFFHVVAPPEKVDHGIWPKDPAGYREANEAYCAHMQRLTRELFEHLSLGLGLEKGAMSEAFGGDKLVFLQKINFYPPCPQPELTLGVAPHTDMSTLTILVPNEVQGLQIFRDGHWYDAKYVPGALIVHIGDQIEIFSNGRYKAVLHRTMVNKEKTRMSWPVFVEPPAELVVGPHLQLVSDESPAKYKAMKYKDYQHCKINKLPM
- the LOC133921142 gene encoding flavonol synthase 1 isoform X2, yielding MYIYYCYELRCSSSGVKQFNVMGEMHQSVQALAASLGAVPPEFVRSEHEQPGATTFCGADAPEAPVIDMSEPGCGARMVEAAREWGLFQVVNHGVPAAVVAELQLVGRAFFALPQDEKERHAMDPASGKIEGYGTKLQKDLEGKKTWNDFFFHVVAPPEKVDHGIWPKDPAGYREANEAYCAHMQRLTRELFEHLSLGLGLEKGAMSEAFGGDKLVFLQKINFYPPCPQPELTLGVAPHTDMSTLTILVPNEVQGLQIFRDGHWYDAKYVPGALIVHIGDQIESRQSLAQWPSSPCTKFSATGGTRPCCTGRW
- the LOC133921142 gene encoding flavonol synthase 1 isoform X3 produces the protein MYIYYCYELRCSSSGVKQFNVMGEMHQSVQALAASLGAVPPEFVRSEHEQPGATTFCGADAPEAPVIDMSEPGCGARMVEAAREWGLFQVVNHGVPAAVVAELQLVGRAFFALPQDEKERHAMDPASGKIEGYGTKLQKDLEGKKTWNDFFFHVVAPPEKVDHGIWPKDPAGYREANEAYCAHMQRLTRELFEHLSLGLGLEKGAMSEAFGGDKLVFLQKINFYPPCPQPELTLGVAPHTDMSTLTILVPNEVQGLQIFRDGHWYDAKYVPGALIVHIGDQIEDPKGDRTQKPGFTFVGTHWCNGM